One Helianthus annuus cultivar XRQ/B chromosome 12, HanXRQr2.0-SUNRISE, whole genome shotgun sequence genomic region harbors:
- the LOC110894373 gene encoding polynucleotide 3'-phosphatase ZDP isoform X1 gives MFLAFNYCIIFFHKNPRSIRFNFYAMSSSSSPQIVAEYAKSGKSSCKKCSEKIDSKSLRLGLKIRDPRGFDSVKWHHFGCFSSLDSVSVSETDIEGFSQLTESDQDKLKQMASEGDQSSTKREGDVETETDKRDTKKLKVDHVTHENEEIGQEKKNVTNEKIVAEYAKSGRSSCKKCSEKIESKSLRMGLSSWDSRGFENTKWHHLDCFFPVDADLVSAESIKGFADLKSGDQEKLKKLVAEQDQSCKKSNEDGETELQESDQKSEKISGSPDEAIGSEIASYAVSDVKDNYKGATLQPKWKAFQTIIYLERDDGLHDSKKIAAFDFDGCLAKTSVQRVGANAWSLMYASIPKKLQSLYNDGYKLVIFTNESNIERWKNKRQVAVDSKIGRLYAFIKLVNVPIQVFIACGVSKGQEVDPFRKPQPGMWRVMEQHFNSGIPIDMDQSFYVGDAAGRKDDHSDADKKFAEKIGLKFHLPEEYFDA, from the exons ATGTTCTTAGCCTTTAATTATTGCATCATATTCTTCCATAAAAACCCTAGGTCCATACGATTCAATTTCTACGCAATGTCATCGTCTTCTTCACCGCAGATCGTCGCAGAGTACGCAAAATCAGGCAAATCGTCATGCAAGAAATGCTCCGAGAAGATCGATTCCAAGTCTCTGAGGTTAGGGTTGAAGATTCGGGACCCGAGGGGATTTGACAGCGTCAAATGGCATCACTTCGGTTGCTTCTCTTCTTTGGATTCCGTTTCGGTTTCTGAAACCGATATCGAAGGGTTTTCTCAACTCACG GAAAGTGATCAGGACAAGTTGAAGCAGATGGCGAGTGAAGGGGATCAGTCTTCTACAAAG AGAGAAGGAGATGTAGAGACTGAGACAGACAAAAGGGATACAAAGAAGCTAAAGGTAGATCATGTG ACTCATGAAAATGAGGAAATTGGTCAAGAAAAAAAGAATGTTACAAACGAAAAG ATTGTTGCAGAGTATGCAAAGTCAGGAAGATCGTCATGCAAGAAATGCTCTGAGAAGATCGAATCCAAATCCTTAAGAATGGGATTGAGTAGCTGGGACTCACGCGGTTTTGAAAATACCAAATGGCATCACTTAGACTGCTTCTTTCCTGTAGATGCAGACCTGGTTTCAGCAGAATCAATCAAAGGGTTTGCAGATTTAAAG AGCGGTGAtcaagaaaagttgaagaaactGGTGGCTGAACAGGATCAATCTTGTAAGAAG TCGAATGAAGATGGTGAAACTGAGCTACAGGAATCGGATCAGAAGAGTGAAAAG ATATCTGGTTCACCAGACGAGGCCATTGGATCTGAGATAGCCTCCTATGCAGTTAGCGATGTCAAGGACAATTATAAG GGTGCGACATTACAACCGAAATGGAAGGCATTCCAGACTATCATATATCTTGAACGG GATGACGGCCTCCACGATTCAAAAAAAATTGCTGCCTTTGATTTCGATGGATGTCTTGCAAAAACATCAGTTCAAAG AGTAGGTGCAAACGCGTGGTCTCTTATGTACGCTTCAATACCAAAGAAGTTGCAGAGCTTGTATAATGATGGCTACAAACTG GTTATCTTCACCAATGAATCAAATATCGAGCGCTGGAAGAACAAACGTCAGGTAGCTGTGGATTCTAAAATTGGAAGACTTTACGCTTTCATCAAGCTCGTAAATGTCCCAATTCAG GTTTTTATTGCTTGTGGTGTAAGTAAAGGTCAAGAGGTGGACCCTTTTCGCAAACCACAACCTGGAATGTGGCGCGTCATGGAACAACATTTTAACTCTGGAATTCCAATCGATATGGACCA GTCATTTTATGTTGGTGATGCTGCTGGAAGAAAAGATGATCATAGTGATGCTGACAAGAAGTTTGCAGAG AAAATTGGATTGAAGTTTCACCTTCCTGAGGAATACTTTGATGCATGA
- the LOC110894373 gene encoding polynucleotide 3'-phosphatase ZDP isoform X6, protein MCRALLCGESDQDKLKQMASEGDQSSTKREGDVETETDKRDTKKLKVDHVTHENEEIGQEKKNVTNEKIVAEYAKSGRSSCKKCSEKIESKSLRMGLSSWDSRGFENTKWHHLDCFFPVDADLVSAESIKGFADLKSGDQEKLKKLVAEQDQSCKKSNEDGETELQESDQKSEKISGSPDEAIGSEIASYAVSDVKDNYKGATLQPKWKAFQTIIYLERDDGLHDSKKIAAFDFDGCLAKTSVQRVGANAWSLMYASIPKKLQSLYNDGYKLVIFTNESNIERWKNKRQVAVDSKIGRLYAFIKLVNVPIQVFIACGVSKGQEVDPFRKPQPGMWRVMEQHFNSGIPIDMDQSFYVGDAAGRKDDHSDADKKFAEKIGLKFHLPEEYFDA, encoded by the exons ATGTGTAGGGCATTATTATGTGGG GAAAGTGATCAGGACAAGTTGAAGCAGATGGCGAGTGAAGGGGATCAGTCTTCTACAAAG AGAGAAGGAGATGTAGAGACTGAGACAGACAAAAGGGATACAAAGAAGCTAAAGGTAGATCATGTG ACTCATGAAAATGAGGAAATTGGTCAAGAAAAAAAGAATGTTACAAACGAAAAG ATTGTTGCAGAGTATGCAAAGTCAGGAAGATCGTCATGCAAGAAATGCTCTGAGAAGATCGAATCCAAATCCTTAAGAATGGGATTGAGTAGCTGGGACTCACGCGGTTTTGAAAATACCAAATGGCATCACTTAGACTGCTTCTTTCCTGTAGATGCAGACCTGGTTTCAGCAGAATCAATCAAAGGGTTTGCAGATTTAAAG AGCGGTGAtcaagaaaagttgaagaaactGGTGGCTGAACAGGATCAATCTTGTAAGAAG TCGAATGAAGATGGTGAAACTGAGCTACAGGAATCGGATCAGAAGAGTGAAAAG ATATCTGGTTCACCAGACGAGGCCATTGGATCTGAGATAGCCTCCTATGCAGTTAGCGATGTCAAGGACAATTATAAG GGTGCGACATTACAACCGAAATGGAAGGCATTCCAGACTATCATATATCTTGAACGG GATGACGGCCTCCACGATTCAAAAAAAATTGCTGCCTTTGATTTCGATGGATGTCTTGCAAAAACATCAGTTCAAAG AGTAGGTGCAAACGCGTGGTCTCTTATGTACGCTTCAATACCAAAGAAGTTGCAGAGCTTGTATAATGATGGCTACAAACTG GTTATCTTCACCAATGAATCAAATATCGAGCGCTGGAAGAACAAACGTCAGGTAGCTGTGGATTCTAAAATTGGAAGACTTTACGCTTTCATCAAGCTCGTAAATGTCCCAATTCAG GTTTTTATTGCTTGTGGTGTAAGTAAAGGTCAAGAGGTGGACCCTTTTCGCAAACCACAACCTGGAATGTGGCGCGTCATGGAACAACATTTTAACTCTGGAATTCCAATCGATATGGACCA GTCATTTTATGTTGGTGATGCTGCTGGAAGAAAAGATGATCATAGTGATGCTGACAAGAAGTTTGCAGAG AAAATTGGATTGAAGTTTCACCTTCCTGAGGAATACTTTGATGCATGA
- the LOC110894373 gene encoding polynucleotide 3'-phosphatase ZDP isoform X8: MCRALLCGESDQDKLKQMASEGDQSSTKREGDVETETDKRDTKKLKTHENEEIGQEKKNVTNEKIVAEYAKSGRSSCKKCSEKIESKSLRMGLSSWDSRGFENTKWHHLDCFFPVDADLVSAESIKGFADLKSGDQEKLKKLVAEQDQSCKKSNEDGETELQESDQKSEKISGSPDEAIGSEIASYAVSDVKDNYKGATLQPKWKAFQTIIYLERDDGLHDSKKIAAFDFDGCLAKTSVQRVGANAWSLMYASIPKKLQSLYNDGYKLVIFTNESNIERWKNKRQVAVDSKIGRLYAFIKLVNVPIQVFIACGVSKGQEVDPFRKPQPGMWRVMEQHFNSGIPIDMDQSFYVGDAAGRKDDHSDADKKFAEKIGLKFHLPEEYFDA; this comes from the exons ATGTGTAGGGCATTATTATGTGGG GAAAGTGATCAGGACAAGTTGAAGCAGATGGCGAGTGAAGGGGATCAGTCTTCTACAAAG AGAGAAGGAGATGTAGAGACTGAGACAGACAAAAGGGATACAAAGAAGCTAAAG ACTCATGAAAATGAGGAAATTGGTCAAGAAAAAAAGAATGTTACAAACGAAAAG ATTGTTGCAGAGTATGCAAAGTCAGGAAGATCGTCATGCAAGAAATGCTCTGAGAAGATCGAATCCAAATCCTTAAGAATGGGATTGAGTAGCTGGGACTCACGCGGTTTTGAAAATACCAAATGGCATCACTTAGACTGCTTCTTTCCTGTAGATGCAGACCTGGTTTCAGCAGAATCAATCAAAGGGTTTGCAGATTTAAAG AGCGGTGAtcaagaaaagttgaagaaactGGTGGCTGAACAGGATCAATCTTGTAAGAAG TCGAATGAAGATGGTGAAACTGAGCTACAGGAATCGGATCAGAAGAGTGAAAAG ATATCTGGTTCACCAGACGAGGCCATTGGATCTGAGATAGCCTCCTATGCAGTTAGCGATGTCAAGGACAATTATAAG GGTGCGACATTACAACCGAAATGGAAGGCATTCCAGACTATCATATATCTTGAACGG GATGACGGCCTCCACGATTCAAAAAAAATTGCTGCCTTTGATTTCGATGGATGTCTTGCAAAAACATCAGTTCAAAG AGTAGGTGCAAACGCGTGGTCTCTTATGTACGCTTCAATACCAAAGAAGTTGCAGAGCTTGTATAATGATGGCTACAAACTG GTTATCTTCACCAATGAATCAAATATCGAGCGCTGGAAGAACAAACGTCAGGTAGCTGTGGATTCTAAAATTGGAAGACTTTACGCTTTCATCAAGCTCGTAAATGTCCCAATTCAG GTTTTTATTGCTTGTGGTGTAAGTAAAGGTCAAGAGGTGGACCCTTTTCGCAAACCACAACCTGGAATGTGGCGCGTCATGGAACAACATTTTAACTCTGGAATTCCAATCGATATGGACCA GTCATTTTATGTTGGTGATGCTGCTGGAAGAAAAGATGATCATAGTGATGCTGACAAGAAGTTTGCAGAG AAAATTGGATTGAAGTTTCACCTTCCTGAGGAATACTTTGATGCATGA
- the LOC110894373 gene encoding polynucleotide 3'-phosphatase ZDP isoform X7 — translation MWGNLESDQDKLKQMASEGDQSSTKREGDVETETDKRDTKKLKVDHVTHENEEIGQEKKNVTNEKIVAEYAKSGRSSCKKCSEKIESKSLRMGLSSWDSRGFENTKWHHLDCFFPVDADLVSAESIKGFADLKSGDQEKLKKLVAEQDQSCKKSNEDGETELQESDQKSEKISGSPDEAIGSEIASYAVSDVKDNYKGATLQPKWKAFQTIIYLERDDGLHDSKKIAAFDFDGCLAKTSVQRVGANAWSLMYASIPKKLQSLYNDGYKLVIFTNESNIERWKNKRQVAVDSKIGRLYAFIKLVNVPIQVFIACGVSKGQEVDPFRKPQPGMWRVMEQHFNSGIPIDMDQSFYVGDAAGRKDDHSDADKKFAEKIGLKFHLPEEYFDA, via the exons ATGTGGGGTAATTTG GAAAGTGATCAGGACAAGTTGAAGCAGATGGCGAGTGAAGGGGATCAGTCTTCTACAAAG AGAGAAGGAGATGTAGAGACTGAGACAGACAAAAGGGATACAAAGAAGCTAAAGGTAGATCATGTG ACTCATGAAAATGAGGAAATTGGTCAAGAAAAAAAGAATGTTACAAACGAAAAG ATTGTTGCAGAGTATGCAAAGTCAGGAAGATCGTCATGCAAGAAATGCTCTGAGAAGATCGAATCCAAATCCTTAAGAATGGGATTGAGTAGCTGGGACTCACGCGGTTTTGAAAATACCAAATGGCATCACTTAGACTGCTTCTTTCCTGTAGATGCAGACCTGGTTTCAGCAGAATCAATCAAAGGGTTTGCAGATTTAAAG AGCGGTGAtcaagaaaagttgaagaaactGGTGGCTGAACAGGATCAATCTTGTAAGAAG TCGAATGAAGATGGTGAAACTGAGCTACAGGAATCGGATCAGAAGAGTGAAAAG ATATCTGGTTCACCAGACGAGGCCATTGGATCTGAGATAGCCTCCTATGCAGTTAGCGATGTCAAGGACAATTATAAG GGTGCGACATTACAACCGAAATGGAAGGCATTCCAGACTATCATATATCTTGAACGG GATGACGGCCTCCACGATTCAAAAAAAATTGCTGCCTTTGATTTCGATGGATGTCTTGCAAAAACATCAGTTCAAAG AGTAGGTGCAAACGCGTGGTCTCTTATGTACGCTTCAATACCAAAGAAGTTGCAGAGCTTGTATAATGATGGCTACAAACTG GTTATCTTCACCAATGAATCAAATATCGAGCGCTGGAAGAACAAACGTCAGGTAGCTGTGGATTCTAAAATTGGAAGACTTTACGCTTTCATCAAGCTCGTAAATGTCCCAATTCAG GTTTTTATTGCTTGTGGTGTAAGTAAAGGTCAAGAGGTGGACCCTTTTCGCAAACCACAACCTGGAATGTGGCGCGTCATGGAACAACATTTTAACTCTGGAATTCCAATCGATATGGACCA GTCATTTTATGTTGGTGATGCTGCTGGAAGAAAAGATGATCATAGTGATGCTGACAAGAAGTTTGCAGAG AAAATTGGATTGAAGTTTCACCTTCCTGAGGAATACTTTGATGCATGA
- the LOC110894373 gene encoding polynucleotide 3'-phosphatase ZDP isoform X3, with product MSSSSSPQIVAEYAKSGKSSCKKCSEKIDSKSLRLGLKIRDPRGFDSVKWHHFGCFSSLDSVSVSETDIEGFSQLTESDQDKLKQMASEGDQSSTKREGDVETETDKRDTKKLKVDHVTHENEEIGQEKKNVTNEKIVAEYAKSGRSSCKKCSEKIESKSLRMGLSSWDSRGFENTKWHHLDCFFPVDADLVSAESIKGFADLKSGDQEKLKKLVAEQDQSCKKSNEDGETELQESDQKSEKISGSPDEAIGSEIASYAVSDVKDNYKGATLQPKWKAFQTIIYLERDDGLHDSKKIAAFDFDGCLAKTSVQRVGANAWSLMYASIPKKLQSLYNDGYKLVIFTNESNIERWKNKRQVAVDSKIGRLYAFIKLVNVPIQVFIACGVSKGQEVDPFRKPQPGMWRVMEQHFNSGIPIDMDQSFYVGDAAGRKDDHSDADKKFAEKIGLKFHLPEEYFDA from the exons ATGTCATCGTCTTCTTCACCGCAGATCGTCGCAGAGTACGCAAAATCAGGCAAATCGTCATGCAAGAAATGCTCCGAGAAGATCGATTCCAAGTCTCTGAGGTTAGGGTTGAAGATTCGGGACCCGAGGGGATTTGACAGCGTCAAATGGCATCACTTCGGTTGCTTCTCTTCTTTGGATTCCGTTTCGGTTTCTGAAACCGATATCGAAGGGTTTTCTCAACTCACG GAAAGTGATCAGGACAAGTTGAAGCAGATGGCGAGTGAAGGGGATCAGTCTTCTACAAAG AGAGAAGGAGATGTAGAGACTGAGACAGACAAAAGGGATACAAAGAAGCTAAAGGTAGATCATGTG ACTCATGAAAATGAGGAAATTGGTCAAGAAAAAAAGAATGTTACAAACGAAAAG ATTGTTGCAGAGTATGCAAAGTCAGGAAGATCGTCATGCAAGAAATGCTCTGAGAAGATCGAATCCAAATCCTTAAGAATGGGATTGAGTAGCTGGGACTCACGCGGTTTTGAAAATACCAAATGGCATCACTTAGACTGCTTCTTTCCTGTAGATGCAGACCTGGTTTCAGCAGAATCAATCAAAGGGTTTGCAGATTTAAAG AGCGGTGAtcaagaaaagttgaagaaactGGTGGCTGAACAGGATCAATCTTGTAAGAAG TCGAATGAAGATGGTGAAACTGAGCTACAGGAATCGGATCAGAAGAGTGAAAAG ATATCTGGTTCACCAGACGAGGCCATTGGATCTGAGATAGCCTCCTATGCAGTTAGCGATGTCAAGGACAATTATAAG GGTGCGACATTACAACCGAAATGGAAGGCATTCCAGACTATCATATATCTTGAACGG GATGACGGCCTCCACGATTCAAAAAAAATTGCTGCCTTTGATTTCGATGGATGTCTTGCAAAAACATCAGTTCAAAG AGTAGGTGCAAACGCGTGGTCTCTTATGTACGCTTCAATACCAAAGAAGTTGCAGAGCTTGTATAATGATGGCTACAAACTG GTTATCTTCACCAATGAATCAAATATCGAGCGCTGGAAGAACAAACGTCAGGTAGCTGTGGATTCTAAAATTGGAAGACTTTACGCTTTCATCAAGCTCGTAAATGTCCCAATTCAG GTTTTTATTGCTTGTGGTGTAAGTAAAGGTCAAGAGGTGGACCCTTTTCGCAAACCACAACCTGGAATGTGGCGCGTCATGGAACAACATTTTAACTCTGGAATTCCAATCGATATGGACCA GTCATTTTATGTTGGTGATGCTGCTGGAAGAAAAGATGATCATAGTGATGCTGACAAGAAGTTTGCAGAG AAAATTGGATTGAAGTTTCACCTTCCTGAGGAATACTTTGATGCATGA
- the LOC110894373 gene encoding polynucleotide 3'-phosphatase ZDP isoform X5: MLGPWRKETAAICESDQDKLKQMASEGDQSSTKREGDVETETDKRDTKKLKTHENEEIGQEKKNVTNEKIVAEYAKSGRSSCKKCSEKIESKSLRMGLSSWDSRGFENTKWHHLDCFFPVDADLVSAESIKGFADLKSGDQEKLKKLVAEQDQSCKKSNEDGETELQESDQKSEKISGSPDEAIGSEIASYAVSDVKDNYKGATLQPKWKAFQTIIYLERDDGLHDSKKIAAFDFDGCLAKTSVQRVGANAWSLMYASIPKKLQSLYNDGYKLVIFTNESNIERWKNKRQVAVDSKIGRLYAFIKLVNVPIQVFIACGVSKGQEVDPFRKPQPGMWRVMEQHFNSGIPIDMDQSFYVGDAAGRKDDHSDADKKFAEKIGLKFHLPEEYFDA, translated from the exons ATGTTGGGGCCGTGGAGAAAAGAAACAGCAGCGATATGT GAAAGTGATCAGGACAAGTTGAAGCAGATGGCGAGTGAAGGGGATCAGTCTTCTACAAAG AGAGAAGGAGATGTAGAGACTGAGACAGACAAAAGGGATACAAAGAAGCTAAAG ACTCATGAAAATGAGGAAATTGGTCAAGAAAAAAAGAATGTTACAAACGAAAAG ATTGTTGCAGAGTATGCAAAGTCAGGAAGATCGTCATGCAAGAAATGCTCTGAGAAGATCGAATCCAAATCCTTAAGAATGGGATTGAGTAGCTGGGACTCACGCGGTTTTGAAAATACCAAATGGCATCACTTAGACTGCTTCTTTCCTGTAGATGCAGACCTGGTTTCAGCAGAATCAATCAAAGGGTTTGCAGATTTAAAG AGCGGTGAtcaagaaaagttgaagaaactGGTGGCTGAACAGGATCAATCTTGTAAGAAG TCGAATGAAGATGGTGAAACTGAGCTACAGGAATCGGATCAGAAGAGTGAAAAG ATATCTGGTTCACCAGACGAGGCCATTGGATCTGAGATAGCCTCCTATGCAGTTAGCGATGTCAAGGACAATTATAAG GGTGCGACATTACAACCGAAATGGAAGGCATTCCAGACTATCATATATCTTGAACGG GATGACGGCCTCCACGATTCAAAAAAAATTGCTGCCTTTGATTTCGATGGATGTCTTGCAAAAACATCAGTTCAAAG AGTAGGTGCAAACGCGTGGTCTCTTATGTACGCTTCAATACCAAAGAAGTTGCAGAGCTTGTATAATGATGGCTACAAACTG GTTATCTTCACCAATGAATCAAATATCGAGCGCTGGAAGAACAAACGTCAGGTAGCTGTGGATTCTAAAATTGGAAGACTTTACGCTTTCATCAAGCTCGTAAATGTCCCAATTCAG GTTTTTATTGCTTGTGGTGTAAGTAAAGGTCAAGAGGTGGACCCTTTTCGCAAACCACAACCTGGAATGTGGCGCGTCATGGAACAACATTTTAACTCTGGAATTCCAATCGATATGGACCA GTCATTTTATGTTGGTGATGCTGCTGGAAGAAAAGATGATCATAGTGATGCTGACAAGAAGTTTGCAGAG AAAATTGGATTGAAGTTTCACCTTCCTGAGGAATACTTTGATGCATGA
- the LOC110894373 gene encoding polynucleotide 3'-phosphatase ZDP isoform X9 translates to MWGNLESDQDKLKQMASEGDQSSTKREGDVETETDKRDTKKLKTHENEEIGQEKKNVTNEKIVAEYAKSGRSSCKKCSEKIESKSLRMGLSSWDSRGFENTKWHHLDCFFPVDADLVSAESIKGFADLKSGDQEKLKKLVAEQDQSCKKSNEDGETELQESDQKSEKISGSPDEAIGSEIASYAVSDVKDNYKGATLQPKWKAFQTIIYLERDDGLHDSKKIAAFDFDGCLAKTSVQRVGANAWSLMYASIPKKLQSLYNDGYKLVIFTNESNIERWKNKRQVAVDSKIGRLYAFIKLVNVPIQVFIACGVSKGQEVDPFRKPQPGMWRVMEQHFNSGIPIDMDQSFYVGDAAGRKDDHSDADKKFAEKIGLKFHLPEEYFDA, encoded by the exons ATGTGGGGTAATTTG GAAAGTGATCAGGACAAGTTGAAGCAGATGGCGAGTGAAGGGGATCAGTCTTCTACAAAG AGAGAAGGAGATGTAGAGACTGAGACAGACAAAAGGGATACAAAGAAGCTAAAG ACTCATGAAAATGAGGAAATTGGTCAAGAAAAAAAGAATGTTACAAACGAAAAG ATTGTTGCAGAGTATGCAAAGTCAGGAAGATCGTCATGCAAGAAATGCTCTGAGAAGATCGAATCCAAATCCTTAAGAATGGGATTGAGTAGCTGGGACTCACGCGGTTTTGAAAATACCAAATGGCATCACTTAGACTGCTTCTTTCCTGTAGATGCAGACCTGGTTTCAGCAGAATCAATCAAAGGGTTTGCAGATTTAAAG AGCGGTGAtcaagaaaagttgaagaaactGGTGGCTGAACAGGATCAATCTTGTAAGAAG TCGAATGAAGATGGTGAAACTGAGCTACAGGAATCGGATCAGAAGAGTGAAAAG ATATCTGGTTCACCAGACGAGGCCATTGGATCTGAGATAGCCTCCTATGCAGTTAGCGATGTCAAGGACAATTATAAG GGTGCGACATTACAACCGAAATGGAAGGCATTCCAGACTATCATATATCTTGAACGG GATGACGGCCTCCACGATTCAAAAAAAATTGCTGCCTTTGATTTCGATGGATGTCTTGCAAAAACATCAGTTCAAAG AGTAGGTGCAAACGCGTGGTCTCTTATGTACGCTTCAATACCAAAGAAGTTGCAGAGCTTGTATAATGATGGCTACAAACTG GTTATCTTCACCAATGAATCAAATATCGAGCGCTGGAAGAACAAACGTCAGGTAGCTGTGGATTCTAAAATTGGAAGACTTTACGCTTTCATCAAGCTCGTAAATGTCCCAATTCAG GTTTTTATTGCTTGTGGTGTAAGTAAAGGTCAAGAGGTGGACCCTTTTCGCAAACCACAACCTGGAATGTGGCGCGTCATGGAACAACATTTTAACTCTGGAATTCCAATCGATATGGACCA GTCATTTTATGTTGGTGATGCTGCTGGAAGAAAAGATGATCATAGTGATGCTGACAAGAAGTTTGCAGAG AAAATTGGATTGAAGTTTCACCTTCCTGAGGAATACTTTGATGCATGA
- the LOC110894373 gene encoding polynucleotide 3'-phosphatase ZDP isoform X2 yields MFLAFNYCIIFFHKNPRSIRFNFYAMSSSSSPQIVAEYAKSGKSSCKKCSEKIDSKSLRLGLKIRDPRGFDSVKWHHFGCFSSLDSVSVSETDIEGFSQLTESDQDKLKQMASEGDQSSTKREGDVETETDKRDTKKLKTHENEEIGQEKKNVTNEKIVAEYAKSGRSSCKKCSEKIESKSLRMGLSSWDSRGFENTKWHHLDCFFPVDADLVSAESIKGFADLKSGDQEKLKKLVAEQDQSCKKSNEDGETELQESDQKSEKISGSPDEAIGSEIASYAVSDVKDNYKGATLQPKWKAFQTIIYLERDDGLHDSKKIAAFDFDGCLAKTSVQRVGANAWSLMYASIPKKLQSLYNDGYKLVIFTNESNIERWKNKRQVAVDSKIGRLYAFIKLVNVPIQVFIACGVSKGQEVDPFRKPQPGMWRVMEQHFNSGIPIDMDQSFYVGDAAGRKDDHSDADKKFAEKIGLKFHLPEEYFDA; encoded by the exons ATGTTCTTAGCCTTTAATTATTGCATCATATTCTTCCATAAAAACCCTAGGTCCATACGATTCAATTTCTACGCAATGTCATCGTCTTCTTCACCGCAGATCGTCGCAGAGTACGCAAAATCAGGCAAATCGTCATGCAAGAAATGCTCCGAGAAGATCGATTCCAAGTCTCTGAGGTTAGGGTTGAAGATTCGGGACCCGAGGGGATTTGACAGCGTCAAATGGCATCACTTCGGTTGCTTCTCTTCTTTGGATTCCGTTTCGGTTTCTGAAACCGATATCGAAGGGTTTTCTCAACTCACG GAAAGTGATCAGGACAAGTTGAAGCAGATGGCGAGTGAAGGGGATCAGTCTTCTACAAAG AGAGAAGGAGATGTAGAGACTGAGACAGACAAAAGGGATACAAAGAAGCTAAAG ACTCATGAAAATGAGGAAATTGGTCAAGAAAAAAAGAATGTTACAAACGAAAAG ATTGTTGCAGAGTATGCAAAGTCAGGAAGATCGTCATGCAAGAAATGCTCTGAGAAGATCGAATCCAAATCCTTAAGAATGGGATTGAGTAGCTGGGACTCACGCGGTTTTGAAAATACCAAATGGCATCACTTAGACTGCTTCTTTCCTGTAGATGCAGACCTGGTTTCAGCAGAATCAATCAAAGGGTTTGCAGATTTAAAG AGCGGTGAtcaagaaaagttgaagaaactGGTGGCTGAACAGGATCAATCTTGTAAGAAG TCGAATGAAGATGGTGAAACTGAGCTACAGGAATCGGATCAGAAGAGTGAAAAG ATATCTGGTTCACCAGACGAGGCCATTGGATCTGAGATAGCCTCCTATGCAGTTAGCGATGTCAAGGACAATTATAAG GGTGCGACATTACAACCGAAATGGAAGGCATTCCAGACTATCATATATCTTGAACGG GATGACGGCCTCCACGATTCAAAAAAAATTGCTGCCTTTGATTTCGATGGATGTCTTGCAAAAACATCAGTTCAAAG AGTAGGTGCAAACGCGTGGTCTCTTATGTACGCTTCAATACCAAAGAAGTTGCAGAGCTTGTATAATGATGGCTACAAACTG GTTATCTTCACCAATGAATCAAATATCGAGCGCTGGAAGAACAAACGTCAGGTAGCTGTGGATTCTAAAATTGGAAGACTTTACGCTTTCATCAAGCTCGTAAATGTCCCAATTCAG GTTTTTATTGCTTGTGGTGTAAGTAAAGGTCAAGAGGTGGACCCTTTTCGCAAACCACAACCTGGAATGTGGCGCGTCATGGAACAACATTTTAACTCTGGAATTCCAATCGATATGGACCA GTCATTTTATGTTGGTGATGCTGCTGGAAGAAAAGATGATCATAGTGATGCTGACAAGAAGTTTGCAGAG AAAATTGGATTGAAGTTTCACCTTCCTGAGGAATACTTTGATGCATGA